The stretch of DNA TGCAATCGCTGCTTTACCTGAATCTATAGATGTTTATGAAGTTACTGGAGAGTATGATATTGTTGTTTTAGTAGGCGCAGATGATATAGCATCTTTCAGGGACTTTCTAAAAAATAAAATCCTTAAGATCAACGGTGTTAATAGCACAGTCACTTCATTAATCTTACATACTCATAAGGAAAATGGGAAAATCGTCTATAAGTAATTAATAGCTGTGAAATATTAGTTGAATAAAAATAATTCTAAACTAGTTTTGCTTTTTTTAGAAATTCCACAAACTCATTAACTACGGCATCATTCTTATTCAAAGAATAAATCCTAATTGCACCGTAGTGTCTTACATTCACCAAATCCGCCTCAACTAAATTCATAATGTTACGTCTGATTATGTCTTTACTTAATTTACTATATTTTGTGATTTTATATAATGTGAGATCTTGCTCTTGATGTTTTAATAAAATAGTCAGTATCTTCAGGCGGCTATAGCTTCCCAATAATCTTAGAAGTTGTTCCTTATTTTCATCCATAGAATTATATCCTCTTAATATCTAATGATATATCATTAATTTTAAATCAATTATTTTAGACATGCCAGCATAAGTAAATTCATGAATTTAGCCTTAAGATGTTGATAAAAATTAAGTGAGTTAGATTAGATTTACAAATTTTTGAAAAAAAGACTTTTGTCGTTCTATTCTAATAAAAAAGATTGGAGAGTATTTGTTTTGCAGAAACCACAATTATCCATTGCAATGACTTCTTTATATAAAAAGGATGGAATGGAAGAGGCTCTAGAAGACATCGTAAATGTCTTTGATATTGAAGATCGAGTCTATATGTTAAAAAGCAAAAAAGATGAAACCCCATCAATAGTCTTTTCATTTGGTAAATTGAATAATAAGAACTTTGGTAATGTTTATTTCAATATCGAAACAGATCATTGGAAATCAGCTAGCAAAAAAATTGCGAATGTTGTTTCAAAACAGAAAAAAAAGAGTGATTCTATTCTGATATTCGAGTATGGTTATGAAGGAGCGAAGGCAAAATTAACATGTCGTACAAGAGATTCAAAAACAGTCAAGTCTGCAATGGAATCAATTAAAGATGCAATTCAATCATTTGCTAAGCTTGTTGAAGATAAAAATATCCCATCTTCGAAATCAATGATATACTGCGGATTTGATAAAAAAGCTAAGGAGTATAAAATAGATAGAGCTGTTGTTTTAACTCCTAAATTTCAAGAATATATCTTCAATGAAAAGAAAAGTAGTTGGGAAAAGGTAAATCAAAAAAGTAAAAAGTCCTAAGCTGAGACCCACTTTTCGCAAATTCTAACTCCATGTACAACATCTTTTGCTCTTGCATCCGCACCAGCAGCATTTGTAAATTCATCTGTTAAAGGGGCCCCCCCTACAATAACCTTAACTTTATTTCTTATACTAGCGGCTTCCAAGGCTTGAACTACGTCCTTAATTCCAAGCATAGTTGCGCTTGTCAGAGCAGAGATTCCTACTATTTCCGGTTTTTCATTTTCAATGTGTTCTACAAACTTATCAGGAGAAACATCTATTCCCAAATCGACTACATTAAAGCCAGCACCTATCAAACTTACTATGACTATGTTT from Candidatus Bathyarchaeota archaeon encodes:
- a CDS encoding winged helix-turn-helix domain-containing protein — protein: MDENKEQLLRLLGSYSRLKILTILLKHQEQDLTLYKITKYSKLSKDIIRRNIMNLVEADLVNVRHYGAIRIYSLNKNDAVVNEFVEFLKKAKLV
- a CDS encoding Lrp/AsnC ligand binding domain-containing protein; this translates as MKNMVVVINVFAESKELDKVAAAIAALPESIDVYEVTGEYDIVVLVGADDIASFRDFLKNKILKINGVNSTVTSLILHTHKENGKIVYK